From the genome of Thalassoglobus sp. JC818:
CTGGCGATCCAAAGCATGCAGAGACGCTCAATGATCTCAAAGAACACCTCGAACAGTGGAGAGCCGCGACGAACGATCCACTGCTCGATCAGCAAATCTTGAATGAACTGACAAACGAGGTTCAATCGGTGAAGTCCAAGTCCAAAGCAAAAAACTACGATTGGAAATATCCCGATCACTTCGCGCGGCATGCTGCGTCGAAATGAATGAGGTGCCAAAGCTTATGTTAGGGGAAGTTTAATGAAAGTTGTGTGAATTCGCTGTTCGAGCAAATTCCTGATTCGCAGTTCCTGGTGAGCTTGAGCATACGATTGAAGAAGTCCGTTCACCAAATTTGAAAACGCTGTCGTTTCGGTTTGAAGCTTGTCGGTCATTCGATATCGTAAGTCATGCTCCAGTGATGAAAGGTGGCGGAGGATGACTGAATCGGTGCAGCAGCTTGTTCGGTACACGCGCATTCTGGAAATTGTTGGCGACGTGATCCGACTGCGGGCGTCGGGAGTTGCCCTTGGTGACATCGCTGAGGTCCAGAACACCGACGGGGAAGCCTCGATGGCGCGAGTCATCGGGCTCGATAGAAACATCGTCAGCCTTCAGGTCTTTGCGGGGGGGAAGGGGCTTTCGACCGACGCCGTCGTGCGATTTCTGGGAAAACCGCTCGACGTTGTTTACTCCCCGAACATCCTTGGGCGAATCTTCTGCGGATCGGGCGAACCAATCGACGGTGGTCCTTCGCTGACGACGGATCGTCATGTTCCCGTCGGCGGTCCAACAGTCAACCCCGTGATGCGAGTGATGCCGTCGCGCATGATTGAAACTCGCGTTCCGATGATTGACTTGTTCAATTCACTGGTTGAAAGCCAGAAAATTCCCATCTTTTCCATTGCTGGAGAGCCACACAACGAATTGCTTGCGAGAATCGGATTCCAAGCGGACGCCGATGTGCTCGTCTTCGGCGGGATGGGATTGATCTTCGACGACTACCACTTCTTTCGCAGGTCGTTTGAAGAACACGGTGTCTTCGGTCGGACGATTATGTTTGTCAACCAAGCGTCCGATCCACTTGTCGAGCGTTTATTGATCCCCGATATGGCACTCGCGGTGGCAGAGCGATTCGCTGTTGAAGAGAACAAGAGAGTTCTCGTGCTGATGACAGACATGACAGCTTACGCCGATGCCATGAAAGAGATTGGAGTCGCACAGGAGCGGATTCCGGCCGTCCGGGGTTATATGGGGGACTTGTATACTCAGCTCGCACAACGCTACGAAAAGGCGTGCGACTTCAAAGGAGCGGGTTCCGTCACAATTTTAACCGTCACGACGATGCCGGGGGACGATGTCACTCATCCTGTTCCAGATAACACCGGTTACATCACAGAAGGGCAATTCTATTTGCATGGCGGCGTGATTGATCCTTTTGGGTCGCTATCGCGATTGAAGCAGCATGTCATCGGCAAAGAGACTCGAGAAG
Proteins encoded in this window:
- a CDS encoding V-type ATP synthase subunit B, yielding MTESVQQLVRYTRILEIVGDVIRLRASGVALGDIAEVQNTDGEASMARVIGLDRNIVSLQVFAGGKGLSTDAVVRFLGKPLDVVYSPNILGRIFCGSGEPIDGGPSLTTDRHVPVGGPTVNPVMRVMPSRMIETRVPMIDLFNSLVESQKIPIFSIAGEPHNELLARIGFQADADVLVFGGMGLIFDDYHFFRRSFEEHGVFGRTIMFVNQASDPLVERLLIPDMALAVAERFAVEENKRVLVLMTDMTAYADAMKEIGVAQERIPAVRGYMGDLYTQLAQRYEKACDFKGAGSVTILTVTTMPGDDVTHPVPDNTGYITEGQFYLHGGVIDPFGSLSRLKQHVIGKETREDHSQIMNTMIRFYSEAVESEKKQAMAFELSQFDKKLLKYSKLFRERFMNIHVSLGVNDALDLCWQTLAECFEPRELLMKQHLVDMYFPRAEDKEKQ